From Cyanobium sp. Tous-M-B4, the proteins below share one genomic window:
- a CDS encoding 1-acyl-sn-glycerol-3-phosphate acyltransferase, whose protein sequence is MSQSSQPPALIRTPRPSLTYRLISYLLVFPIYRLLFRGRTAGNGNVPRQGALVVVANHGSHLDPPLLGHALGRPVAFMAKAELFRVPILGAIIRACGAYPVSRGASDREAIRTATNRLLEGWATGVFIDGTRQANGRVNDPQAGAALLAARAGVPLLPVAIINSHRALGPGQAGARLLPIHIRIGTPIPAPASRRRADLDIATAACQAQINALLDQGLINGRQMGPAGQAGELPPSP, encoded by the coding sequence ATGAGCCAATCCAGCCAGCCGCCGGCCCTGATCCGCACACCACGGCCCAGCCTCACCTACCGGCTGATCAGCTATCTGCTGGTGTTTCCGATTTACCGGTTGTTGTTTCGCGGCCGCACCGCTGGCAACGGCAACGTGCCAAGGCAAGGGGCTTTGGTGGTGGTAGCAAACCACGGCTCCCACCTTGACCCCCCCCTACTGGGCCACGCCCTTGGCCGGCCAGTGGCCTTCATGGCCAAGGCCGAGCTGTTCAGGGTGCCGATACTCGGCGCCATCATCCGGGCCTGCGGCGCCTACCCGGTGTCCCGTGGTGCCAGCGACCGCGAGGCCATCCGCACCGCCACCAACCGCCTGCTCGAGGGTTGGGCCACGGGCGTATTCATCGACGGCACCCGCCAGGCCAATGGCCGGGTCAATGATCCCCAGGCTGGCGCTGCCCTGCTGGCGGCCCGAGCCGGCGTGCCCCTGCTGCCGGTGGCGATCATCAACAGCCACCGGGCCCTGGGGCCTGGGCAAGCGGGCGCACGGCTACTGCCCATTCACATCCGCATTGGCACGCCAATTCCAGCGCCGGCTTCGCGGCGTCGCGCCGACCTCGACATCGCCACGGCCGCCTGTCAGGCCCAGATCAATGCTCTGCTCGACCAGGGTTTGATCAATGGCCGCCAGATGGGCCCAGCTGGCCAGGCAGGCGAGCTGCCGCCCAGTCCTTGA
- a CDS encoding RNA-binding protein, with amino-acid sequence MSIRLYVGNLPQTFDAKELEALFSAVGEGVRFKAVNDRDTGACRGFGFANVEDQKTAETVIEQLNGKDFGGNAMRIEISERKDSRSPAPGERRPGGAAPTAARKAVNKVVHADNVDSEAPDPRWAGELAKLKDLLSNQKAAV; translated from the coding sequence ATGAGCATCCGCCTCTACGTCGGCAACCTGCCGCAGACCTTTGATGCCAAGGAGCTCGAAGCTCTGTTCAGTGCCGTGGGTGAAGGAGTGCGCTTCAAGGCAGTCAACGACCGCGACACCGGCGCTTGCCGCGGTTTCGGCTTTGCCAACGTTGAAGATCAAAAGACTGCCGAAACGGTGATCGAGCAGCTCAACGGCAAGGATTTCGGCGGCAATGCCATGCGCATCGAAATCTCCGAGCGCAAGGACAGCCGCAGCCCAGCCCCCGGCGAGCGTCGCCCCGGCGGCGCTGCTCCCACCGCTGCCCGCAAGGCCGTCAACAAGGTTGTCCACGCCGACAACGTCGATAGCGAAGCTCCCGATCCCCGCTGGGCCGGCGAACTGGCCAAGCTCAAGGACCTGCTTTCTAACCAGAAGGCTGCTGTCTGA
- the radA gene encoding DNA repair protein RadA, with protein sequence MAKPSTFFVCTSCGAQARQFFGKCASCGSWNTLVEQKAAPAADSRRRRPVAEVAAAEAVVAGQPRRSEPIQAVGERALQRLSSGYGEFDRVLGGGLVPGSLVLVGGDPGIGKSTLLLQSARAMAGRASVLYVSAEESAQQVKLRWRRLAEASSCEPEAGESKAGADFQLLAETDLELVLQELEALRPAVAIIDSIQALHDAELGSAPGSVSQVRECAAALARIAKRQETALLLVGHVTKEGALAGPKVLEHLVDAVLTFEGDRFASHRLLRAVKNRFGATHELGVFEMRDRGLAEVTNPSELFLGGDEPSAGTATIVACEGTRPLVVEMQALVSTTSYASPRRSATGIAVNRLHQILAVLEKHLGLPLSRFDCYLAVAGGLEVEEPAADLGVAAAVVASYRDLTLPPGTVLVGELGLGGQLRPVGQLELRLQEAARLGFTRAVVPRGTGLAKAAAGFGLQLLEAGGVAEALVAALGVNPADDRS encoded by the coding sequence GTGGCCAAGCCCAGCACTTTTTTTGTTTGCACCAGCTGTGGAGCTCAGGCCCGCCAGTTTTTTGGCAAGTGCGCCAGCTGCGGTAGCTGGAACACATTGGTGGAGCAAAAAGCTGCTCCGGCGGCCGACAGCCGGCGCCGGCGCCCGGTGGCCGAGGTTGCTGCCGCTGAAGCCGTTGTCGCTGGCCAGCCGCGACGCTCCGAGCCGATCCAAGCGGTGGGGGAGCGGGCCTTGCAGCGGCTTAGCAGCGGCTACGGAGAATTCGATCGGGTGCTGGGCGGTGGCCTGGTGCCCGGCTCCCTGGTGCTGGTGGGCGGCGACCCGGGAATTGGAAAGAGCACCCTGCTGCTGCAGAGCGCCCGCGCCATGGCGGGTCGGGCGTCGGTGCTCTACGTGAGTGCGGAGGAGTCGGCCCAGCAGGTGAAGCTGCGCTGGCGTCGCCTGGCCGAGGCCAGCTCTTGCGAACCAGAAGCTGGCGAATCCAAAGCAGGGGCTGATTTTCAGCTGCTCGCCGAAACCGATCTGGAGCTGGTGCTGCAGGAGCTGGAGGCGTTGCGGCCAGCGGTGGCGATCATTGATTCGATCCAGGCCCTCCATGACGCCGAACTGGGCAGCGCCCCTGGTTCGGTGTCCCAGGTGCGGGAATGTGCCGCCGCCCTGGCCCGCATTGCCAAGCGCCAGGAGACTGCCCTGCTGCTGGTGGGTCACGTGACCAAGGAGGGCGCCCTGGCGGGCCCGAAGGTACTCGAACACCTGGTGGATGCGGTGCTGACCTTTGAGGGCGACCGCTTTGCCAGCCACCGGCTGCTGCGGGCGGTGAAAAACCGCTTCGGCGCCACCCATGAGCTGGGCGTTTTCGAGATGCGCGATCGGGGCCTGGCCGAGGTGACCAACCCCAGCGAGCTATTTCTCGGCGGCGATGAACCCAGCGCCGGCACCGCCACGATCGTGGCCTGCGAGGGCACCAGACCCCTGGTGGTGGAAATGCAGGCTCTGGTGAGCACCACCAGTTACGCCAGCCCGCGCCGCAGCGCCACCGGCATCGCCGTTAATCGCCTGCACCAGATCTTGGCCGTGCTCGAAAAGCACCTGGGCTTGCCCCTGTCGCGCTTTGACTGCTACCTGGCGGTGGCCGGCGGCTTGGAGGTGGAGGAGCCCGCGGCGGATCTCGGCGTGGCCGCGGCGGTGGTGGCCAGCTACCGCGACCTCACCCTGCCGCCCGGCACGGTGCTAGTGGGGGAGCTGGGCCTGGGCGGTCAGCTGCGGCCAGTGGGGCAGCTGGAGCTGCGGCTGCAGGAGGCGGCGCGGCTGGGCTTCACCCGGGCGGTGGTGCCGAGGGGCACGGGCCTGGCTAAGGCGGCCGCTGGGTTTGGTCTGCAGCTGCTGGAGGCCGGTGGCGTGGCCGAGGCGCTGGTGGCCGCCTTGGGGGTGAATCCGGCGGACGACCGGAGTTAA
- the rpaB gene encoding response regulator transcription factor RpaB, translating to MTASAPTTTLGNNHGKEIILVVDDEASIRRILETRLSMIGYQVVTACDGIEALELFKTTQPDLVVLDVMMPKLDGYGVCQELRKDSDVPIVMLTALGDVADRITGLELGADDYVVKPFSPKELEARIRCVLRRVEKESIAGSPNSGVITVGDLRIDTNKRQVYRGDERIRLTGMEFSLLELLVSRSGEPFSRGEILKDVWGYTPERHVDTRVVDVHISRLRSKLEDDPANPELILTARGTGYLFQRIVDAVASEGT from the coding sequence ATGACGGCCTCCGCCCCAACCACCACCCTCGGGAACAATCACGGCAAGGAAATAATCCTTGTCGTTGACGACGAAGCCAGCATCCGGCGGATCCTGGAGACCCGGCTATCGATGATCGGTTATCAGGTGGTCACGGCCTGCGACGGCATCGAGGCCCTGGAATTGTTCAAGACCACTCAGCCTGACCTGGTGGTGCTGGACGTGATGATGCCGAAGCTCGATGGCTACGGCGTCTGCCAGGAGCTGCGCAAGGATTCGGATGTGCCAATTGTGATGCTCACCGCCCTAGGCGATGTGGCAGATCGCATCACCGGCCTGGAGCTCGGCGCCGACGACTACGTGGTGAAGCCCTTCAGCCCCAAGGAGCTGGAAGCCCGCATCCGCTGCGTGCTGCGCCGGGTGGAGAAGGAGTCCATCGCCGGTTCTCCCAATTCTGGGGTGATCACGGTGGGCGACCTGCGCATCGACACCAACAAGCGTCAGGTGTATCGAGGTGATGAGCGCATCCGCCTCACCGGCATGGAGTTCAGCCTGCTGGAGCTGCTGGTAAGCCGTAGCGGCGAACCCTTCAGCCGGGGTGAAATTCTCAAGGATGTATGGGGCTACACCCCGGAGCGTCACGTGGATACCCGGGTGGTGGATGTCCACATTTCCCGTCTGCGCTCCAAACTGGAGGATGATCCGGCCAACCCCGAGTTGATCCTCACAGCTCGCGGCACCGGTTATTTGTTCCAACGCATCGTTGACGCCGTTGCCTCCGAAGGGACCTGA
- the fabD gene encoding ACP S-malonyltransferase, protein MGIAWVFPGQGSQKVGMAEPVLQLPGARERFEQASALLGRDLLAICSGTGGGGDLSDLNDTRNTQPALFVIESLLAEALQAQGRSPQLVAGHSLGELVALHVAGVFDFATGLQLMKSRSTLMAAAGGGAMTAVMGFERSELDDLVAATEGVVVANDNSDAQVVLSGSPEAVAAVSSSLKCKRAIPLAVSGAFHSPFMAAAATAFATELESVAFADAAIPVLSNTDPSPETNAAALKARLVHQMTTGVRWRETMAQFGALGIDIVVEIGPGAVLSGLIKRSCPGIQTAQISSAADLAL, encoded by the coding sequence ATGGGCATTGCCTGGGTGTTTCCTGGCCAGGGCTCGCAGAAAGTGGGCATGGCAGAGCCGGTGCTGCAGCTGCCTGGAGCCCGGGAGCGTTTCGAGCAAGCCTCAGCCCTGCTGGGCCGTGACCTGCTGGCGATCTGCTCGGGCACGGGGGGTGGCGGCGATCTAAGCGATCTCAACGACACCCGCAACACCCAACCGGCCCTATTTGTGATTGAAAGCCTGCTGGCAGAAGCCCTGCAGGCCCAAGGCCGCTCGCCCCAACTAGTAGCTGGCCACAGCCTGGGCGAACTGGTCGCCTTGCATGTGGCCGGGGTGTTCGACTTCGCCACCGGTCTGCAGCTGATGAAAAGCCGCAGCACCTTGATGGCTGCTGCCGGCGGCGGCGCCATGACGGCGGTGATGGGCTTCGAGCGCAGCGAGCTGGATGACCTGGTGGCAGCCACCGAAGGAGTGGTAGTTGCCAACGACAACAGCGACGCCCAGGTGGTGCTCTCCGGAAGCCCCGAGGCGGTGGCAGCCGTCAGCAGCAGCTTGAAGTGCAAACGGGCGATTCCCTTGGCCGTGAGCGGTGCCTTCCACTCCCCCTTCATGGCGGCAGCCGCCACCGCCTTTGCCACCGAGCTGGAATCGGTGGCCTTCGCCGATGCGGCGATCCCCGTGCTCAGCAACACCGATCCCAGCCCAGAAACCAACGCAGCCGCGCTCAAGGCCCGCCTGGTGCATCAGATGACCACCGGCGTGCGCTGGCGCGAAACCATGGCGCAATTTGGGGCTCTGGGCATCGATATCGTCGTGGAGATTGGACCTGGAGCCGTGCTCAGCGGCCTAATCAAACGCAGCTGCCCTGGCATCCAAACCGCCCAGATCAGCAGCGCCGCCGACCTGGCGCTATGA
- a CDS encoding Ycf34 family protein translates to MCICVDCHWVDRCQAYHAVERQHGAPHLCLEPDLSPTEPRIHVQVQDLPAGGVGVEWDVRACGSFQRDVGRWQRLCPGAALPR, encoded by the coding sequence ATGTGCATCTGCGTGGATTGCCACTGGGTCGACCGCTGTCAGGCCTACCACGCGGTGGAGCGCCAGCACGGTGCACCCCACCTCTGCCTGGAGCCCGATCTCAGCCCGACCGAGCCACGCATTCACGTGCAGGTGCAGGATCTTCCTGCAGGCGGGGTGGGAGTGGAGTGGGACGTGCGCGCCTGCGGCAGTTTTCAGCGGGATGTGGGCCGCTGGCAGCGTCTCTGTCCAGGCGCAGCCCTGCCGCGATGA
- a CDS encoding YdcF family protein: MVSQPDPLQRPHLRRVQGRSRKRRSRRLRPGPWGLLAVLLAGGFLWLSRGWWWPAPPPAQMILVLGGDLAREREAAALAARRGLPVVVSGGSNPEYAHWLFEQRQGLPSHQVQLDYRARDTLSNFTSLVDDLRQARIRHALLVTSSDHMDRALLVGRIVAGSRGIHLTPVPVSCGDSCQPEGRRKVWGDGLRAALWVLSGRDLKDWAAARLPGQLGPSGGH, translated from the coding sequence ATGGTGTCCCAGCCCGATCCGCTGCAGCGCCCTCACCTTCGCCGCGTTCAGGGGCGCTCCCGCAAGCGGCGCTCTCGCCGGCTTCGCCCCGGCCCCTGGGGGCTTTTGGCAGTGCTGCTGGCTGGTGGTTTTCTTTGGCTATCGCGCGGTTGGTGGTGGCCGGCGCCCCCGCCAGCCCAGATGATCCTGGTGCTGGGCGGCGATCTGGCGCGGGAGCGGGAGGCTGCTGCTTTGGCGGCCCGCCGGGGGTTGCCGGTGGTGGTGAGTGGCGGCAGTAATCCTGAATATGCCCACTGGTTGTTTGAGCAACGCCAGGGCTTGCCGTCCCACCAGGTGCAGCTCGACTACCGAGCTCGCGACACCCTTTCCAATTTCACCTCCCTAGTTGACGATCTGCGCCAGGCCCGCATCCGCCACGCCCTGCTGGTCACCAGCAGTGACCACATGGACCGGGCACTGCTGGTGGGAAGGATTGTGGCCGGCAGCCGCGGCATCCACCTCACTCCGGTGCCAGTTTCGTGTGGTGATAGCTGTCAGCCGGAGGGGCGGCGCAAGGTGTGGGGCGATGGACTCCGGGCTGCCTTGTGGGTGTTGAGTGGCCGAGACCTCAAGGACTGGGCGGCAGCTCGCCTGCCTGGCCAGCTGGGCCCATCTGGCGGCCATTGA
- a CDS encoding alpha/beta fold hydrolase, translating to MLATGSPSSTDRVVLIHGFGASVGHWRHNLPALAPHARVLALDLLGFGASDKPGSQLAQEPSRRGAVQYCFDLWGRQVADAVRQLLLAESDSGPEPPRVHLVGNSIGAMVALTAARLLLAEGLPPFQVILIDCAQRTLDDKRAAQLPGWERTSRPLVKQLVRQRWVIVPLFRLLAQPAFIRSVLARAYPSGAHIDDELVALLHRPSTDPGATESFRGFVNLFNDHLAPELLADLSAATPPLPVRMIWGEADPWEDPAEARRWAEQYSCVQDLRVLPGLGHCPHDEAPELVNSILLEWIGGGPNQRT from the coding sequence TTGCTTGCAACGGGGTCGCCCAGCAGCACCGACCGGGTTGTGCTTATCCATGGCTTTGGGGCGTCAGTGGGCCACTGGCGCCACAACCTGCCGGCCCTCGCTCCCCATGCCCGGGTGCTCGCCCTCGACCTACTGGGTTTTGGCGCCAGCGATAAGCCTGGCTCCCAATTAGCTCAAGAGCCGTCAAGGCGGGGCGCTGTTCAGTACTGCTTCGACCTCTGGGGCCGCCAGGTCGCAGATGCGGTGCGGCAGCTGCTTCTGGCTGAATCTGACAGCGGCCCAGAGCCCCCCCGCGTGCACCTGGTGGGCAACTCCATAGGCGCGATGGTGGCCCTCACCGCCGCCCGGTTGCTCCTGGCAGAGGGTTTACCTCCCTTTCAGGTGATCCTGATCGACTGCGCCCAGCGCACCCTCGACGACAAACGGGCGGCCCAGCTGCCTGGCTGGGAGCGCACCAGTCGCCCCCTTGTGAAGCAGCTGGTGCGGCAGCGCTGGGTGATCGTGCCCCTGTTTCGCCTACTGGCCCAGCCGGCCTTCATTCGCAGCGTGCTGGCACGGGCCTACCCAAGTGGTGCCCACATCGACGATGAGCTGGTAGCCCTGCTGCACCGCCCCAGCACCGATCCAGGTGCCACGGAAAGCTTTCGCGGCTTCGTCAACCTGTTTAACGACCATCTAGCCCCCGAGCTGCTGGCAGACCTAAGCGCCGCCACCCCACCGCTACCGGTGCGCATGATCTGGGGAGAAGCTGATCCCTGGGAGGATCCAGCCGAGGCACGCCGCTGGGCCGAGCAATACTCCTGCGTTCAGGATCTACGCGTGCTGCCGGGGCTGGGACACTGCCCCCACGACGAAGCACCTGAGCTGGTGAATTCAATTCTGCTGGAGTGGATTGGAGGCGGCCCTAATCAGCGCACCTGA
- the tsaB gene encoding tRNA (adenosine(37)-N6)-threonylcarbamoyltransferase complex dimerization subunit type 1 TsaB, producing the protein MAAVLALHSSSEVLGVGVRWLDEPSALAGSTVVRAFPLGRELSNQLFSCIEQLLPAEQWPQLRRLAVATGPGGFTGTRLTVVLARTLAQQLQLPLDGVGSFLLVARRLGICEPTWLVQELPRRGVVAGLYAPAGPDRAIIELQAPRLFAPDTPLPPGPQLSAAPLLPNDVEQLLELSVQAEDQGLAAPWQPVLPSYPTSPVAGL; encoded by the coding sequence ATGGCTGCCGTTTTGGCCTTGCACAGCTCCAGTGAGGTGCTCGGCGTAGGAGTCCGCTGGCTCGACGAACCAAGCGCTTTGGCGGGCAGCACTGTGGTGCGCGCCTTTCCCCTTGGCCGCGAGCTCTCCAATCAGCTGTTCAGCTGCATTGAACAGCTATTGCCCGCTGAGCAGTGGCCCCAGCTCAGACGCCTGGCGGTGGCTACTGGTCCAGGCGGGTTCACCGGCACCCGGCTCACGGTGGTGCTGGCCCGCACCCTGGCCCAGCAGTTGCAGTTGCCCCTCGACGGGGTGGGCAGCTTTTTGCTGGTGGCCCGGCGGCTGGGGATTTGCGAGCCAACCTGGTTGGTGCAGGAGCTGCCGCGCCGCGGCGTGGTGGCTGGGCTTTATGCCCCTGCTGGCCCAGATCGCGCCATCATCGAGTTGCAGGCGCCCCGGCTGTTTGCCCCAGATACGCCTTTGCCGCCGGGTCCCCAGCTGTCCGCCGCGCCCCTGCTGCCCAACGACGTTGAGCAATTGCTTGAGCTGAGCGTGCAGGCAGAAGATCAGGGCCTGGCAGCGCCCTGGCAGCCCGTGTTGCCCTCGTACCCCACTTCGCCGGTGGCGGGCCTCTGA
- the plsX gene encoding phosphate acyltransferase PlsX translates to MPPKGPDKRAKPSRAIRRLVIWYRRNAAVTSLVDSATSAASSAANTAGNVAGTATSVAGNMANTVLQPLVFDPLRRLQRGLGGPGEDTPINDSDRLWVAVDGMGGDHAPGPILEGCLRAVELLPLRVRFVAETAPLQTAVTAMGLQDELNEAVARGLIELVASGPSVGMNEEATVVRKKRDASINKAMDLVKQGEATAVYSAGNSGAVMAAAIFRLGRLKSIDRPAIGALFPTKDTEQQVLVLDVGANMDCKPAYLHQWALLGHIYSRDVLQVAQPRIGLVNIGEEECKGNELCLRTYPLLAEEERFTFAGNCEGRDILSGQFDVVVCDGFTGNVLLKFLESVGSVLLDVIKEELPRGRRGKVGSAFLINNLRRIKKRLDHAEHGGALLLGVNGVCVIGHGSSKALSVLSALRLAHSAASHGVMANLHALSEAGSPEAPVACD, encoded by the coding sequence TTGCCTCCGAAGGGACCTGACAAGCGCGCCAAGCCCAGCCGGGCCATCCGCCGGCTGGTGATCTGGTATCGCCGCAACGCGGCGGTAACCAGCCTGGTAGATAGCGCCACTTCTGCAGCCAGCTCCGCCGCTAACACGGCTGGCAATGTCGCTGGCACCGCCACCAGCGTGGCCGGCAACATGGCCAACACGGTGCTGCAGCCGCTGGTGTTCGACCCCCTACGCCGCCTGCAACGGGGCCTGGGGGGGCCGGGCGAAGACACACCGATCAACGACTCCGACCGCCTCTGGGTAGCGGTCGATGGCATGGGTGGGGACCATGCCCCAGGCCCAATTCTGGAGGGCTGCCTGCGGGCCGTGGAATTGTTGCCCCTGCGGGTGCGGTTCGTGGCCGAAACAGCCCCGCTACAGACCGCGGTGACCGCGATGGGCCTCCAGGACGAACTCAACGAAGCCGTAGCCCGCGGCCTGATCGAACTTGTGGCCAGCGGTCCCTCGGTGGGCATGAACGAAGAGGCAACGGTGGTGCGCAAGAAGCGCGACGCCAGCATCAACAAGGCCATGGATCTGGTGAAGCAGGGCGAGGCCACGGCGGTTTACTCCGCAGGCAACTCCGGAGCCGTGATGGCTGCGGCGATCTTCCGGCTGGGCCGACTCAAGAGCATCGATCGCCCCGCCATCGGTGCCCTATTTCCCACCAAAGACACCGAACAGCAGGTACTGGTGCTCGATGTTGGCGCCAACATGGATTGCAAGCCCGCCTACCTGCACCAGTGGGCACTGCTTGGCCACATTTACAGCCGCGATGTGTTGCAGGTGGCCCAGCCCCGCATCGGCCTGGTGAATATCGGAGAAGAGGAGTGCAAGGGCAACGAGCTCTGCCTGCGCACCTACCCCCTGCTGGCAGAAGAGGAGCGCTTCACCTTCGCCGGCAACTGCGAAGGGCGCGACATCCTCTCGGGCCAGTTCGACGTGGTGGTGTGCGACGGCTTCACCGGCAACGTGCTGTTGAAATTCCTGGAATCCGTGGGCAGCGTGCTGCTCGATGTGATCAAAGAGGAACTGCCTAGGGGCCGCCGCGGCAAGGTGGGCTCGGCCTTCCTGATCAACAACCTGCGCCGCATTAAAAAACGCCTCGACCATGCCGAACATGGCGGCGCCCTGCTGCTCGGGGTTAACGGGGTATGCGTAATCGGCCACGGCAGCAGCAAGGCCCTCTCGGTGCTCAGCGCCCTGCGCCTGGCCCACTCCGCCGCCAGCCACGGGGTGATGGCCAACCTCCACGCCCTCAGCGAAGCGGGCAGCCCCGAAGCGCCAGTCGCCTGTGATTGA
- a CDS encoding beta-ketoacyl-ACP synthase III, producing MALVGCGSAVPAASITNQQLSERVDTNDEWIRTRTGIGARRIAGPSESLTCLASRAAQAALDHAGWSPDDVDLILLATSSPDDLFGTAPRVQGALGAKRAVAFDLTAACSGFLFALITASQYLGSGAMKRALVIGADQLSRWVDWDDRSTCVLFGDGAGAVAVEACGAHDGGLLGFRMRSDGSRNGCLTLAQLDKHAPLLGELTAQRGGFAPIQMNGQEVYKFAVREVPAILSELLEATGTAPEQLDWLLLHQANQRILDAVADRFAIAHTQVLSNLALYGNTSAATIPLMLDEAVKDGRVQPGHLLASSGFGAGLSWGAALLRWQGPTD from the coding sequence ATGGCCTTAGTTGGATGTGGCAGCGCAGTGCCAGCAGCCAGCATCACCAATCAGCAACTCAGCGAGAGGGTTGACACCAATGACGAGTGGATCCGCACCCGCACTGGCATTGGCGCCCGCCGGATCGCCGGCCCCAGCGAATCCCTCACCTGCCTGGCCAGCCGCGCCGCCCAGGCCGCCCTCGACCATGCCGGCTGGAGCCCAGACGATGTCGACCTGATCCTGCTGGCCACCTCAAGCCCCGACGATTTATTCGGCACGGCGCCGCGGGTGCAGGGGGCCTTAGGCGCCAAACGCGCGGTAGCCTTCGATCTCACCGCCGCCTGCAGCGGCTTTCTGTTTGCCCTGATCACCGCCAGCCAATATTTGGGCAGTGGCGCCATGAAGCGGGCTCTGGTGATCGGCGCCGACCAGCTCAGTCGCTGGGTCGACTGGGACGACCGCAGCACCTGCGTGCTGTTTGGCGATGGTGCCGGCGCCGTGGCGGTGGAGGCTTGCGGAGCGCACGACGGCGGCCTACTGGGTTTCCGCATGCGCTCCGACGGCAGCCGCAACGGCTGCCTAACTCTTGCCCAACTGGATAAACACGCACCCCTGCTCGGGGAGCTGACGGCCCAGCGGGGCGGCTTTGCCCCGATCCAGATGAACGGCCAAGAGGTCTACAAATTTGCGGTCCGAGAGGTGCCGGCAATCCTCAGCGAGTTGCTGGAAGCCACCGGCACCGCCCCCGAGCAACTCGACTGGCTGCTGCTGCACCAGGCCAACCAGCGCATCCTCGACGCCGTTGCCGACCGCTTCGCCATCGCCCACACCCAGGTGCTTAGCAACCTGGCTCTCTACGGCAACACCTCGGCCGCCACGATTCCATTAATGCTCGATGAAGCCGTCAAGGACGGCCGGGTGCAGCCTGGCCATCTGCTGGCCAGCAGCGGCTTCGGCGCCGGCCTTAGCTGGGGTGCAGCGCTCCTGCGCTGGCAGGGCCCCACCGACTGA
- a CDS encoding CCA tRNA nucleotidyltransferase, giving the protein MTAHRPAGEVAEELWQRLLAEPWPLPREALPPGTALVGGAVRDGLLGCLERQPDLDVVVPGDALALTRQLARDHGGTCVVLDAERSIARLVLGGWSLDLARQEGSSLEADLGRRDYTINAIALPLPAAGAAAAVLVDPTGGLSHLGNRQLVAVSEANLLADPLRLLRGIRLACCLNFELDPTSRRWIESHANQLAGVAGERVLAELEKLASAACGETGLALALECGLLSSWGADATPTDAPTTGAAALSALGLDQAQDRGLQAEEISWALPLARLTALLPPEAMAGLRSSRRLQQRCRALRHWRQELGSVGGWDGLPEAGRLALCSELEADLPALLLLLPQSAAGLLERWRLPSDPLFHPAPPLDGLSLQQELGIPPGRLLGRLLAHLTLERAFGRLAAGPEAHAEARAEVLAAAQSWWQQHGHEQQKEGGADRRHD; this is encoded by the coding sequence GTGACGGCTCACCGCCCCGCTGGCGAGGTGGCAGAAGAGCTGTGGCAGCGCTTGCTGGCCGAGCCATGGCCCCTTCCCCGAGAAGCCCTGCCGCCTGGCACGGCCCTGGTGGGGGGCGCCGTGCGCGATGGCCTGCTGGGGTGCCTCGAGCGCCAGCCAGACCTGGACGTAGTGGTACCTGGAGATGCCCTAGCCCTGACCCGGCAGCTGGCCAGGGACCATGGCGGCACCTGCGTGGTGCTGGATGCGGAGCGCAGCATCGCCCGGTTGGTGCTGGGGGGCTGGAGCCTCGACCTGGCCCGCCAGGAAGGTTCCAGCCTGGAAGCGGACCTGGGGCGCCGGGACTACACAATCAACGCCATCGCCCTGCCCCTGCCCGCCGCCGGCGCCGCCGCGGCAGTCCTGGTGGACCCCACCGGCGGTCTCAGCCACCTGGGCAACCGCCAGCTGGTGGCGGTGAGCGAAGCAAATCTGCTCGCCGACCCCCTGCGCCTGCTGCGGGGCATCCGCCTGGCCTGCTGCCTGAACTTTGAACTAGACCCCACCAGCCGCCGCTGGATTGAATCCCATGCCAACCAGCTCGCAGGGGTAGCCGGCGAACGGGTGCTGGCGGAGCTGGAGAAATTGGCCAGCGCTGCCTGCGGAGAAACGGGCCTGGCCCTGGCCCTGGAATGCGGCCTACTAAGCAGTTGGGGCGCCGATGCCACTCCCACCGATGCCCCTACGACGGGTGCAGCTGCCCTAAGCGCACTGGGTTTGGATCAAGCCCAGGATCGGGGCCTGCAAGCCGAAGAAATCTCCTGGGCCCTGCCTCTTGCGCGCCTAACCGCCCTGCTGCCCCCCGAAGCCATGGCCGGCCTGCGCAGCAGCCGGCGCCTGCAACAACGCTGCCGGGCCCTGCGCCACTGGCGCCAGGAGCTGGGCTCAGTGGGTGGCTGGGATGGGCTGCCGGAGGCTGGACGGCTGGCCCTATGCAGCGAATTGGAGGCCGATCTGCCCGCCCTGCTGCTGCTGCTGCCCCAGTCGGCAGCAGGCCTGCTGGAGCGCTGGCGCCTGCCAAGCGACCCCCTGTTCCATCCAGCGCCGCCCCTAGATGGCCTCAGCCTGCAGCAGGAGCTGGGGATTCCCCCAGGGCGCCTGCTGGGGCGCCTGCTCGCACACCTGACGCTCGAGCGCGCCTTCGGGCGCTTGGCTGCAGGGCCTGAGGCCCATGCTGAAGCCCGCGCAGAAGTGCTGGCTGCGGCACAAAGCTGGTGGCAGCAACACGGGCATGAGCAACAAAAAGAGGGAGGCGCGGACCGGCGGCATGATTAA